One segment of Anser cygnoides isolate HZ-2024a breed goose chromosome 5, Taihu_goose_T2T_genome, whole genome shotgun sequence DNA contains the following:
- the SYT7 gene encoding synaptotagmin-7 isoform X1, with the protein MRGRGTRAHTRTHTHTHPRARQQAGSGRAARAPRGSRPPAAACGPPRPRRRRPRPPRPPRRRPPPSDEPRPRRAPPPPATMYLDPEAASAGAPSRDVILVSAIITVSLSVTIVLCGICQWCQRRLGKRYKTSLETVGTPDSSRGRSEKKTINDLDRDFWNNNDNTVQQKWSSYPPKEFILNISPYAPYGDPRLSLNGSLLSGAKLTASATAGLAGERDGRPGEKQRGGEDGMRSSISAHSEPSMGKAARGRWHTVQSHLAAGKLSLSNFEDSTLSTATTLEYIPTSAGDPKCQRPRTLMRQQSLQQPLSQHQRGNHSQPTTSQSLGHLQAHSGSSGAGNPRGSRGGQGRQGIAAGSKHRTAGGRSRSNPGSWDHVVGQIRNRGLDMKSFLEGRMVVLSLVLGLSEQDDFANIPDLQPAGTQPNQPNAQGDKRLPAGGKAVNTAPVPGQTQNDESDRKTEPRSSVSDLVNSLTSEMLMLSPGSEDDEGHDGSSRENLGRIQFSVGYNFQESTLTVKIMKAQELPAKDFSGTSDPFVKIYLLPDKKHKLETKVKRKNLNPHWNETFLFEGFPYEKVVQRVLYLQVLDYDRFSRNDPIGEVSIPLNKVDLTQMQTFWKDLKPCSDGSGSRGELLLSLCYNPSANSIVVNIIKARNLKAMDIGGTSDPYVKVWLMYKDKRVEKKKTVVMKRCLNPVFNESFSFDIPTERLRETTIVITVMDKDRLSRNDVIGKIYLSWKSGPGEVKHWKDMIARPRQAVAQWHQLKA; encoded by the exons ATGCGCGGTCGGGGCACACGCGCGCACACccgcacacacacgcacacgcaccCGCGCGCccggcagcaggcaggcagcgggCGGGCAGCACGGGCTCCGCGGggctcccggccccccgccgccgcatgcgggcccccgcggccccgccgccgccgcccgcggcccccgcgcccgccccgccgccgcccgccgccgtcTGAtgagccgcggccccgccgcgccccgccgccgcccgccacCATGTACCTCGACCCGGAGGCTGCCAGCGCAG GGGCCCCCTCCCGCGATGTCATCCTCGTCTCAGCCATCATCACCGTCAGCCTTAGCGTCACCATCGTCCTGTGTGGCAtctgccagtggtgccagcgcagaCTG GGAAAGCGTTACAAGACATCCCTGGAGACCGTGGGGACCCCAGACTCCAGCCGAGGCCGCAGCGAGAAGAAAACCATCAA CGATCTAGACAGAGACTTTTGGAATAACAATGACAACACAGTGCAGCAGAAATGGAGCTCGTACCCTCCCAAGGAGTTTATACTAAACATTTCACCTTACGCCCCGTATGGTGACCCGCGCCTTTCCCTCAA TGGCTCTCTGTTATCAGGGGCTAAGCTGACAGCGTCGGCCACCGCGGGGTTGGCGGGGGAGCGCGACGGCCGCCCCGGGGAGAAGCAGCGCGGCGGCGAGGACGGCATGAGGAGCAGCATCTCTGCCCACAGCGAGCCCAGCATGGGGAAGGCGGCGAGGGGCCGCTGGCACACGGTGCAGAGCCACTTGGCTGCAGGGAAGCTCAGCCTGTCCAA TTTCGAGGACTCCACCTTGTCCACAGCCACTACCCTTGAGTATATCCCCACCTCAGCAGGCGACCCCAAATGCCAGAGGCCCCGCACGCTCATGCGCCAGCAAAgtctgcagcagcccctcagccagcaccagcgAGGCAACCACAGCCAGCCCACCACCAGCCAGAGCCTGGGCCACCTCCAGGCCCACAGCGGCTCCTCCGGTGCCGGCAACCCCCGGGGCTCCCGCGGCGGCCAGGGGCGCCAGGGCATCGCCGCCGGCTCCAAGCATCGGACAGCTGGTGGCCGGAGCCGCTCCAACCCCGGCAGCTGGGACCACGTGGTGGGGCAAATCCGCAACCGCGGCTTGGACATGAAGTCCTTCCT GGAAGGCCGGATGGTGGTGTTATCCCTGGTTTTGGGACTCTCAGAGCAAGATGACTTTGCCAATATCCCCGACCTGCAACCTGCTGGGACGCAGCCGAACCAGCCGAACGCTCAGGGGGACAAGAG GTTGCCAGCCGGCGGCAAGGCGGTGAACACCGCACCCGTGCCCGGGCAGACGCAGAACGACGAGTCCGACCGCAAGACGGAGCCGCGCTCCTCTGTCTCCGACCTGGTGAACTCCCTGACCAGCGAGATGCTCATG CTCTCCCCGGGCTCCGAGGACGATGAGGGCCACGATGGCTCCAGCCGGGAGAACCTGGGCCGCATCCAGTTCAGCGTCGGCTACAACTTCCAGGAGTCCACCCTGACCGTCAAGATCATGAAGGCCCAGGAGCTGCCGGCCAAGGACTTCAGCGGCACCAGCGACCCCTTCGTCAAGATCTACCTGCTCCCTGACAAGAAGCACAAGCTGGAGACCAAGGTGAAGCGGAAGAACCTGAACCCGCACTGGAACGAGACCTTCCTCTTCGAGG GGTTCCCCTATGAGAAGGTGGTGCAGCGGGTGCTGTACCTCCAGGTGCTGGACTACGACCGCTTCAGCCGTAACGACCCCATCGGGGAGGTGTCCATCCCCCTCAACAAGGTGGACCTCACCCAGATGCAGACCTTCTGGAAGGACCTGAAGCCGTGCAGCGACGGCAGC GGAAGCcgcggggagctgctgctgtcgCTGTGCTACAACCCCTCCGCCAACTCCATCGTGGTGAACATCATCAAAGCGCGGAACCTCAAAGCCATGGACATCGGGGGCACGTCAG ACCCCTACGTGAAGGTGTGGCTGATGTACAAGGACAAGCGGGTGGAGAAGAAGAAGACGGTGGTGATGAAGCGGTGCCTGAACCCCGTCTTCAACGAGTCCTTCTCCTTCGACATCCCCACGGAGCGGCTGCGCGAGACGACCATCGTCATCACCGTCATggacaaggacaggctgagccGCAACGATGTCATCGGCAAG ATCTACCTGTCCTGGAAGAGCGGCCCCGGCGAGGTGAAGCACTGGAAGGACATGATCGCCCGGCCCCGGCAGGCGGTGGCACAGTGGCACCAGCTGAAagcctga
- the SYT7 gene encoding synaptotagmin-7 isoform X2 translates to MRGRGTRAHTRTHTHTHPRARQQAGSGRAARAPRGSRPPAAACGPPRPRRRRPRPPRPPRRRPPPSDEPRPRRAPPPPATMYLDPEAASAGAPSRDVILVSAIITVSLSVTIVLCGICQWCQRRLGKRYKTSLETVGTPDSSRGRSEKKTINDLDRDFWNNNDNTVQQKWSSYPPKEFILNISPYAPYGDPRLSLNGSLLSGAKLTASATAGLAGERDGRPGEKQRGGEDGMRSSISAHSEPSMGKAARGRWHTVQSHLAAGKLSLSNFEDSTLSTATTLEYIPTSAGDPKCQRPRTLMRQQSLQQPLSQHQRGNHSQPTTSQSLGHLQAHSGSSGAGNPRGSRGGQGRQGIAAGSKHRTAGGRSRSNPGSWDHVVGQIRNRGLDMKSFLLPAGGKAVNTAPVPGQTQNDESDRKTEPRSSVSDLVNSLTSEMLMLSPGSEDDEGHDGSSRENLGRIQFSVGYNFQESTLTVKIMKAQELPAKDFSGTSDPFVKIYLLPDKKHKLETKVKRKNLNPHWNETFLFEGFPYEKVVQRVLYLQVLDYDRFSRNDPIGEVSIPLNKVDLTQMQTFWKDLKPCSDGSGSRGELLLSLCYNPSANSIVVNIIKARNLKAMDIGGTSDPYVKVWLMYKDKRVEKKKTVVMKRCLNPVFNESFSFDIPTERLRETTIVITVMDKDRLSRNDVIGKIYLSWKSGPGEVKHWKDMIARPRQAVAQWHQLKA, encoded by the exons ATGCGCGGTCGGGGCACACGCGCGCACACccgcacacacacgcacacgcaccCGCGCGCccggcagcaggcaggcagcgggCGGGCAGCACGGGCTCCGCGGggctcccggccccccgccgccgcatgcgggcccccgcggccccgccgccgccgcccgcggcccccgcgcccgccccgccgccgcccgccgccgtcTGAtgagccgcggccccgccgcgccccgccgccgcccgccacCATGTACCTCGACCCGGAGGCTGCCAGCGCAG GGGCCCCCTCCCGCGATGTCATCCTCGTCTCAGCCATCATCACCGTCAGCCTTAGCGTCACCATCGTCCTGTGTGGCAtctgccagtggtgccagcgcagaCTG GGAAAGCGTTACAAGACATCCCTGGAGACCGTGGGGACCCCAGACTCCAGCCGAGGCCGCAGCGAGAAGAAAACCATCAA CGATCTAGACAGAGACTTTTGGAATAACAATGACAACACAGTGCAGCAGAAATGGAGCTCGTACCCTCCCAAGGAGTTTATACTAAACATTTCACCTTACGCCCCGTATGGTGACCCGCGCCTTTCCCTCAA TGGCTCTCTGTTATCAGGGGCTAAGCTGACAGCGTCGGCCACCGCGGGGTTGGCGGGGGAGCGCGACGGCCGCCCCGGGGAGAAGCAGCGCGGCGGCGAGGACGGCATGAGGAGCAGCATCTCTGCCCACAGCGAGCCCAGCATGGGGAAGGCGGCGAGGGGCCGCTGGCACACGGTGCAGAGCCACTTGGCTGCAGGGAAGCTCAGCCTGTCCAA TTTCGAGGACTCCACCTTGTCCACAGCCACTACCCTTGAGTATATCCCCACCTCAGCAGGCGACCCCAAATGCCAGAGGCCCCGCACGCTCATGCGCCAGCAAAgtctgcagcagcccctcagccagcaccagcgAGGCAACCACAGCCAGCCCACCACCAGCCAGAGCCTGGGCCACCTCCAGGCCCACAGCGGCTCCTCCGGTGCCGGCAACCCCCGGGGCTCCCGCGGCGGCCAGGGGCGCCAGGGCATCGCCGCCGGCTCCAAGCATCGGACAGCTGGTGGCCGGAGCCGCTCCAACCCCGGCAGCTGGGACCACGTGGTGGGGCAAATCCGCAACCGCGGCTTGGACATGAAGTCCTTCCT GTTGCCAGCCGGCGGCAAGGCGGTGAACACCGCACCCGTGCCCGGGCAGACGCAGAACGACGAGTCCGACCGCAAGACGGAGCCGCGCTCCTCTGTCTCCGACCTGGTGAACTCCCTGACCAGCGAGATGCTCATG CTCTCCCCGGGCTCCGAGGACGATGAGGGCCACGATGGCTCCAGCCGGGAGAACCTGGGCCGCATCCAGTTCAGCGTCGGCTACAACTTCCAGGAGTCCACCCTGACCGTCAAGATCATGAAGGCCCAGGAGCTGCCGGCCAAGGACTTCAGCGGCACCAGCGACCCCTTCGTCAAGATCTACCTGCTCCCTGACAAGAAGCACAAGCTGGAGACCAAGGTGAAGCGGAAGAACCTGAACCCGCACTGGAACGAGACCTTCCTCTTCGAGG GGTTCCCCTATGAGAAGGTGGTGCAGCGGGTGCTGTACCTCCAGGTGCTGGACTACGACCGCTTCAGCCGTAACGACCCCATCGGGGAGGTGTCCATCCCCCTCAACAAGGTGGACCTCACCCAGATGCAGACCTTCTGGAAGGACCTGAAGCCGTGCAGCGACGGCAGC GGAAGCcgcggggagctgctgctgtcgCTGTGCTACAACCCCTCCGCCAACTCCATCGTGGTGAACATCATCAAAGCGCGGAACCTCAAAGCCATGGACATCGGGGGCACGTCAG ACCCCTACGTGAAGGTGTGGCTGATGTACAAGGACAAGCGGGTGGAGAAGAAGAAGACGGTGGTGATGAAGCGGTGCCTGAACCCCGTCTTCAACGAGTCCTTCTCCTTCGACATCCCCACGGAGCGGCTGCGCGAGACGACCATCGTCATCACCGTCATggacaaggacaggctgagccGCAACGATGTCATCGGCAAG ATCTACCTGTCCTGGAAGAGCGGCCCCGGCGAGGTGAAGCACTGGAAGGACATGATCGCCCGGCCCCGGCAGGCGGTGGCACAGTGGCACCAGCTGAAagcctga
- the SYT7 gene encoding synaptotagmin-7 isoform X3, with protein sequence MRGRGTRAHTRTHTHTHPRARQQAGSGRAARAPRGSRPPAAACGPPRPRRRRPRPPRPPRRRPPPSDEPRPRRAPPPPATMYLDPEAASAGAPSRDVILVSAIITVSLSVTIVLCGICQWCQRRLGKRYKTSLETVGTPDSSRGRSEKKTINDLDRDFWNNNDNTVQQKWSSYPPKEFILNISPYAPYGDPRLSLNFEDSTLSTATTLEYIPTSAGDPKCQRPRTLMRQQSLQQPLSQHQRGNHSQPTTSQSLGHLQAHSGSSGAGNPRGSRGGQGRQGIAAGSKHRTAGGRSRSNPGSWDHVVGQIRNRGLDMKSFLEGRMVVLSLVLGLSEQDDFANIPDLQPAGTQPNQPNAQGDKRLPAGGKAVNTAPVPGQTQNDESDRKTEPRSSVSDLVNSLTSEMLMLSPGSEDDEGHDGSSRENLGRIQFSVGYNFQESTLTVKIMKAQELPAKDFSGTSDPFVKIYLLPDKKHKLETKVKRKNLNPHWNETFLFEGFPYEKVVQRVLYLQVLDYDRFSRNDPIGEVSIPLNKVDLTQMQTFWKDLKPCSDGSGSRGELLLSLCYNPSANSIVVNIIKARNLKAMDIGGTSDPYVKVWLMYKDKRVEKKKTVVMKRCLNPVFNESFSFDIPTERLRETTIVITVMDKDRLSRNDVIGKIYLSWKSGPGEVKHWKDMIARPRQAVAQWHQLKA encoded by the exons ATGCGCGGTCGGGGCACACGCGCGCACACccgcacacacacgcacacgcaccCGCGCGCccggcagcaggcaggcagcgggCGGGCAGCACGGGCTCCGCGGggctcccggccccccgccgccgcatgcgggcccccgcggccccgccgccgccgcccgcggcccccgcgcccgccccgccgccgcccgccgccgtcTGAtgagccgcggccccgccgcgccccgccgccgcccgccacCATGTACCTCGACCCGGAGGCTGCCAGCGCAG GGGCCCCCTCCCGCGATGTCATCCTCGTCTCAGCCATCATCACCGTCAGCCTTAGCGTCACCATCGTCCTGTGTGGCAtctgccagtggtgccagcgcagaCTG GGAAAGCGTTACAAGACATCCCTGGAGACCGTGGGGACCCCAGACTCCAGCCGAGGCCGCAGCGAGAAGAAAACCATCAA CGATCTAGACAGAGACTTTTGGAATAACAATGACAACACAGTGCAGCAGAAATGGAGCTCGTACCCTCCCAAGGAGTTTATACTAAACATTTCACCTTACGCCCCGTATGGTGACCCGCGCCTTTCCCTCAA TTTCGAGGACTCCACCTTGTCCACAGCCACTACCCTTGAGTATATCCCCACCTCAGCAGGCGACCCCAAATGCCAGAGGCCCCGCACGCTCATGCGCCAGCAAAgtctgcagcagcccctcagccagcaccagcgAGGCAACCACAGCCAGCCCACCACCAGCCAGAGCCTGGGCCACCTCCAGGCCCACAGCGGCTCCTCCGGTGCCGGCAACCCCCGGGGCTCCCGCGGCGGCCAGGGGCGCCAGGGCATCGCCGCCGGCTCCAAGCATCGGACAGCTGGTGGCCGGAGCCGCTCCAACCCCGGCAGCTGGGACCACGTGGTGGGGCAAATCCGCAACCGCGGCTTGGACATGAAGTCCTTCCT GGAAGGCCGGATGGTGGTGTTATCCCTGGTTTTGGGACTCTCAGAGCAAGATGACTTTGCCAATATCCCCGACCTGCAACCTGCTGGGACGCAGCCGAACCAGCCGAACGCTCAGGGGGACAAGAG GTTGCCAGCCGGCGGCAAGGCGGTGAACACCGCACCCGTGCCCGGGCAGACGCAGAACGACGAGTCCGACCGCAAGACGGAGCCGCGCTCCTCTGTCTCCGACCTGGTGAACTCCCTGACCAGCGAGATGCTCATG CTCTCCCCGGGCTCCGAGGACGATGAGGGCCACGATGGCTCCAGCCGGGAGAACCTGGGCCGCATCCAGTTCAGCGTCGGCTACAACTTCCAGGAGTCCACCCTGACCGTCAAGATCATGAAGGCCCAGGAGCTGCCGGCCAAGGACTTCAGCGGCACCAGCGACCCCTTCGTCAAGATCTACCTGCTCCCTGACAAGAAGCACAAGCTGGAGACCAAGGTGAAGCGGAAGAACCTGAACCCGCACTGGAACGAGACCTTCCTCTTCGAGG GGTTCCCCTATGAGAAGGTGGTGCAGCGGGTGCTGTACCTCCAGGTGCTGGACTACGACCGCTTCAGCCGTAACGACCCCATCGGGGAGGTGTCCATCCCCCTCAACAAGGTGGACCTCACCCAGATGCAGACCTTCTGGAAGGACCTGAAGCCGTGCAGCGACGGCAGC GGAAGCcgcggggagctgctgctgtcgCTGTGCTACAACCCCTCCGCCAACTCCATCGTGGTGAACATCATCAAAGCGCGGAACCTCAAAGCCATGGACATCGGGGGCACGTCAG ACCCCTACGTGAAGGTGTGGCTGATGTACAAGGACAAGCGGGTGGAGAAGAAGAAGACGGTGGTGATGAAGCGGTGCCTGAACCCCGTCTTCAACGAGTCCTTCTCCTTCGACATCCCCACGGAGCGGCTGCGCGAGACGACCATCGTCATCACCGTCATggacaaggacaggctgagccGCAACGATGTCATCGGCAAG ATCTACCTGTCCTGGAAGAGCGGCCCCGGCGAGGTGAAGCACTGGAAGGACATGATCGCCCGGCCCCGGCAGGCGGTGGCACAGTGGCACCAGCTGAAagcctga
- the SYT7 gene encoding synaptotagmin-7 isoform X4, with protein MRGRGTRAHTRTHTHTHPRARQQAGSGRAARAPRGSRPPAAACGPPRPRRRRPRPPRPPRRRPPPSDEPRPRRAPPPPATMYLDPEAASAGAPSRDVILVSAIITVSLSVTIVLCGICQWCQRRLGKRYKTSLETVGTPDSSRGRSEKKTINFEDSTLSTATTLEYIPTSAGDPKCQRPRTLMRQQSLQQPLSQHQRGNHSQPTTSQSLGHLQAHSGSSGAGNPRGSRGGQGRQGIAAGSKHRTAGGRSRSNPGSWDHVVGQIRNRGLDMKSFLEGRMVVLSLVLGLSEQDDFANIPDLQPAGTQPNQPNAQGDKRLPAGGKAVNTAPVPGQTQNDESDRKTEPRSSVSDLVNSLTSEMLMLSPGSEDDEGHDGSSRENLGRIQFSVGYNFQESTLTVKIMKAQELPAKDFSGTSDPFVKIYLLPDKKHKLETKVKRKNLNPHWNETFLFEGFPYEKVVQRVLYLQVLDYDRFSRNDPIGEVSIPLNKVDLTQMQTFWKDLKPCSDGSGSRGELLLSLCYNPSANSIVVNIIKARNLKAMDIGGTSDPYVKVWLMYKDKRVEKKKTVVMKRCLNPVFNESFSFDIPTERLRETTIVITVMDKDRLSRNDVIGKIYLSWKSGPGEVKHWKDMIARPRQAVAQWHQLKA; from the exons ATGCGCGGTCGGGGCACACGCGCGCACACccgcacacacacgcacacgcaccCGCGCGCccggcagcaggcaggcagcgggCGGGCAGCACGGGCTCCGCGGggctcccggccccccgccgccgcatgcgggcccccgcggccccgccgccgccgcccgcggcccccgcgcccgccccgccgccgcccgccgccgtcTGAtgagccgcggccccgccgcgccccgccgccgcccgccacCATGTACCTCGACCCGGAGGCTGCCAGCGCAG GGGCCCCCTCCCGCGATGTCATCCTCGTCTCAGCCATCATCACCGTCAGCCTTAGCGTCACCATCGTCCTGTGTGGCAtctgccagtggtgccagcgcagaCTG GGAAAGCGTTACAAGACATCCCTGGAGACCGTGGGGACCCCAGACTCCAGCCGAGGCCGCAGCGAGAAGAAAACCATCAA TTTCGAGGACTCCACCTTGTCCACAGCCACTACCCTTGAGTATATCCCCACCTCAGCAGGCGACCCCAAATGCCAGAGGCCCCGCACGCTCATGCGCCAGCAAAgtctgcagcagcccctcagccagcaccagcgAGGCAACCACAGCCAGCCCACCACCAGCCAGAGCCTGGGCCACCTCCAGGCCCACAGCGGCTCCTCCGGTGCCGGCAACCCCCGGGGCTCCCGCGGCGGCCAGGGGCGCCAGGGCATCGCCGCCGGCTCCAAGCATCGGACAGCTGGTGGCCGGAGCCGCTCCAACCCCGGCAGCTGGGACCACGTGGTGGGGCAAATCCGCAACCGCGGCTTGGACATGAAGTCCTTCCT GGAAGGCCGGATGGTGGTGTTATCCCTGGTTTTGGGACTCTCAGAGCAAGATGACTTTGCCAATATCCCCGACCTGCAACCTGCTGGGACGCAGCCGAACCAGCCGAACGCTCAGGGGGACAAGAG GTTGCCAGCCGGCGGCAAGGCGGTGAACACCGCACCCGTGCCCGGGCAGACGCAGAACGACGAGTCCGACCGCAAGACGGAGCCGCGCTCCTCTGTCTCCGACCTGGTGAACTCCCTGACCAGCGAGATGCTCATG CTCTCCCCGGGCTCCGAGGACGATGAGGGCCACGATGGCTCCAGCCGGGAGAACCTGGGCCGCATCCAGTTCAGCGTCGGCTACAACTTCCAGGAGTCCACCCTGACCGTCAAGATCATGAAGGCCCAGGAGCTGCCGGCCAAGGACTTCAGCGGCACCAGCGACCCCTTCGTCAAGATCTACCTGCTCCCTGACAAGAAGCACAAGCTGGAGACCAAGGTGAAGCGGAAGAACCTGAACCCGCACTGGAACGAGACCTTCCTCTTCGAGG GGTTCCCCTATGAGAAGGTGGTGCAGCGGGTGCTGTACCTCCAGGTGCTGGACTACGACCGCTTCAGCCGTAACGACCCCATCGGGGAGGTGTCCATCCCCCTCAACAAGGTGGACCTCACCCAGATGCAGACCTTCTGGAAGGACCTGAAGCCGTGCAGCGACGGCAGC GGAAGCcgcggggagctgctgctgtcgCTGTGCTACAACCCCTCCGCCAACTCCATCGTGGTGAACATCATCAAAGCGCGGAACCTCAAAGCCATGGACATCGGGGGCACGTCAG ACCCCTACGTGAAGGTGTGGCTGATGTACAAGGACAAGCGGGTGGAGAAGAAGAAGACGGTGGTGATGAAGCGGTGCCTGAACCCCGTCTTCAACGAGTCCTTCTCCTTCGACATCCCCACGGAGCGGCTGCGCGAGACGACCATCGTCATCACCGTCATggacaaggacaggctgagccGCAACGATGTCATCGGCAAG ATCTACCTGTCCTGGAAGAGCGGCCCCGGCGAGGTGAAGCACTGGAAGGACATGATCGCCCGGCCCCGGCAGGCGGTGGCACAGTGGCACCAGCTGAAagcctga
- the SYT7 gene encoding synaptotagmin-7 isoform X5 — translation MRGRGTRAHTRTHTHTHPRARQQAGSGRAARAPRGSRPPAAACGPPRPRRRRPRPPRPPRRRPPPSDEPRPRRAPPPPATMYLDPEAASAGAPSRDVILVSAIITVSLSVTIVLCGICQWCQRRLGKRYKTSLETVGTPDSSRGRSEKKTINDLDRDFWNNNDNTVQQKWSSYPPKEFILNISPYAPYGDPRLSLNGSLLSGAKLTASATAGLAGERDGRPGEKQRGGEDGMRSSISAHSEPSMGKAARGRWHTVQSHLAAGKLSLSKLPAGGKAVNTAPVPGQTQNDESDRKTEPRSSVSDLVNSLTSEMLMLSPGSEDDEGHDGSSRENLGRIQFSVGYNFQESTLTVKIMKAQELPAKDFSGTSDPFVKIYLLPDKKHKLETKVKRKNLNPHWNETFLFEGFPYEKVVQRVLYLQVLDYDRFSRNDPIGEVSIPLNKVDLTQMQTFWKDLKPCSDGSGSRGELLLSLCYNPSANSIVVNIIKARNLKAMDIGGTSDPYVKVWLMYKDKRVEKKKTVVMKRCLNPVFNESFSFDIPTERLRETTIVITVMDKDRLSRNDVIGKIYLSWKSGPGEVKHWKDMIARPRQAVAQWHQLKA, via the exons ATGCGCGGTCGGGGCACACGCGCGCACACccgcacacacacgcacacgcaccCGCGCGCccggcagcaggcaggcagcgggCGGGCAGCACGGGCTCCGCGGggctcccggccccccgccgccgcatgcgggcccccgcggccccgccgccgccgcccgcggcccccgcgcccgccccgccgccgcccgccgccgtcTGAtgagccgcggccccgccgcgccccgccgccgcccgccacCATGTACCTCGACCCGGAGGCTGCCAGCGCAG GGGCCCCCTCCCGCGATGTCATCCTCGTCTCAGCCATCATCACCGTCAGCCTTAGCGTCACCATCGTCCTGTGTGGCAtctgccagtggtgccagcgcagaCTG GGAAAGCGTTACAAGACATCCCTGGAGACCGTGGGGACCCCAGACTCCAGCCGAGGCCGCAGCGAGAAGAAAACCATCAA CGATCTAGACAGAGACTTTTGGAATAACAATGACAACACAGTGCAGCAGAAATGGAGCTCGTACCCTCCCAAGGAGTTTATACTAAACATTTCACCTTACGCCCCGTATGGTGACCCGCGCCTTTCCCTCAA TGGCTCTCTGTTATCAGGGGCTAAGCTGACAGCGTCGGCCACCGCGGGGTTGGCGGGGGAGCGCGACGGCCGCCCCGGGGAGAAGCAGCGCGGCGGCGAGGACGGCATGAGGAGCAGCATCTCTGCCCACAGCGAGCCCAGCATGGGGAAGGCGGCGAGGGGCCGCTGGCACACGGTGCAGAGCCACTTGGCTGCAGGGAAGCTCAGCCTGTCCAA GTTGCCAGCCGGCGGCAAGGCGGTGAACACCGCACCCGTGCCCGGGCAGACGCAGAACGACGAGTCCGACCGCAAGACGGAGCCGCGCTCCTCTGTCTCCGACCTGGTGAACTCCCTGACCAGCGAGATGCTCATG CTCTCCCCGGGCTCCGAGGACGATGAGGGCCACGATGGCTCCAGCCGGGAGAACCTGGGCCGCATCCAGTTCAGCGTCGGCTACAACTTCCAGGAGTCCACCCTGACCGTCAAGATCATGAAGGCCCAGGAGCTGCCGGCCAAGGACTTCAGCGGCACCAGCGACCCCTTCGTCAAGATCTACCTGCTCCCTGACAAGAAGCACAAGCTGGAGACCAAGGTGAAGCGGAAGAACCTGAACCCGCACTGGAACGAGACCTTCCTCTTCGAGG GGTTCCCCTATGAGAAGGTGGTGCAGCGGGTGCTGTACCTCCAGGTGCTGGACTACGACCGCTTCAGCCGTAACGACCCCATCGGGGAGGTGTCCATCCCCCTCAACAAGGTGGACCTCACCCAGATGCAGACCTTCTGGAAGGACCTGAAGCCGTGCAGCGACGGCAGC GGAAGCcgcggggagctgctgctgtcgCTGTGCTACAACCCCTCCGCCAACTCCATCGTGGTGAACATCATCAAAGCGCGGAACCTCAAAGCCATGGACATCGGGGGCACGTCAG ACCCCTACGTGAAGGTGTGGCTGATGTACAAGGACAAGCGGGTGGAGAAGAAGAAGACGGTGGTGATGAAGCGGTGCCTGAACCCCGTCTTCAACGAGTCCTTCTCCTTCGACATCCCCACGGAGCGGCTGCGCGAGACGACCATCGTCATCACCGTCATggacaaggacaggctgagccGCAACGATGTCATCGGCAAG ATCTACCTGTCCTGGAAGAGCGGCCCCGGCGAGGTGAAGCACTGGAAGGACATGATCGCCCGGCCCCGGCAGGCGGTGGCACAGTGGCACCAGCTGAAagcctga